From the Fimbriimonadia bacterium genome, the window CCGAGCAAGAGCTCGGGATGGTCACGAAGACCGTCTCCTCTCGAAGCGACATTGACTACAAGCCCAACCTCGAGGACCTGGCCCGCCTCGGGTTCAAGCTGATCATCGCAGTCGGCGGCGGCATGCAGAAGGCCGTAGAGGAAGTTGCACCCAAGCACCCGGACGTGTACATCGGCATCATAGACGGGCACTCCAACGGATTGTCGAACGTGATCGGGGTGCGCTTCAAAGAGGAGGAGGGTTCGTTCTTGGCGGGCGTGCTGGCGGGCAGCATGACCAAGTCGAACGTGCTAGGCTTCGTGGGCGGCATGAAGATCCCGCTCATCGAGAAGTTCGAGTGTGGCTTCGCGGCAGGCGTGAAGGCGGTCAATCCATCGGCCCGGGTGGTCGCCAAGTACACCGAGGACTGGGACAACATCGGCAAGGGCAAGGAAGCCGCTCTGGCTTGCCGTGCGGATGGCGCAGACATCGTGTATCACGCCGCGGGCAAGTGCGGTCTCGGCGTCTTCGATGCCGCGCAGGAGAAGGGCTTCTATGCAATCGGCGTAGACAGCGACCAAGACGGCCTAAAGCCTGGGACCATCCTGACGAGCATGATCAA encodes:
- a CDS encoding BMP family ABC transporter substrate-binding protein — encoded protein: MKHALLVAILGVLILAGCGEKKEGSGGSTGKHSPESGLAIVFDKGGVGDKSFNDSADRGRAKAEQELGMVTKTVSSRSDIDYKPNLEDLARLGFKLIIAVGGGMQKAVEEVAPKHPDVYIGIIDGHSNGLSNVIGVRFKEEEGSFLAGVLAGSMTKSNVLGFVGGMKIPLIEKFECGFAAGVKAVNPSARVVAKYTEDWDNIGKGKEAALACRADGADIVYHAAGKCGLGVFDAAQEKGFYAIGVDSDQDGLKPGTILTSMIKGVDEQVFRLAKMLKNGELKGGDIEAGLAEGGVGLSEMKYTKDKIGPTVLAKVDEFKQRIISGELKVPKTRAELAAFQP